In Paenibacillus dendritiformis, the DNA window TTCTTCAAGTGAATCTAACAACCCGACTTAACTCTGACTTCTCCGCATCTGGCCGCCGCCGCGGCCCGCCCGGTTAAGGGGGAGCCGGATGCGCCGGCCTCGCTGCCGGACGCGCTCCGCGTTGAAGAGCACGCCATGCCTGCCATAAGGCAGACCGCTTCCATTCGGGCTGTGCCGCCCTTCACTTTTTTCGCATGCCGAAATACCGCTGGAACATCGCCGCCGCGTCAATCGGCTCCGATGCTTCCTTGCCTGTACCCTTCATGCCGATCGGCTTCTTCGTCTTCGGATCGAACCCGAAGAACCGGGCGAAGTTCGCCTCCACGTTCCGCGGATCGAACGGTTCCTGCGCGGAAGCCCCCGCGGCTTCGCGCGGCCGTTCCGGACCCGCCCCCCGCTTCCCGTCTTGGCCGAAGGCCTTGCAGGCCTTGCCTTTCCCGTCCAGCTCCTCATCGTACGCGGATCGGGTTGCCTCATCCTGGAGCACCGTGTACGCTTCA includes these proteins:
- a CDS encoding J domain-containing protein, which codes for MAANYYDVLGVSRGASPDEIKKAYRRLAKLHHPDVNGGSPEAEQRFKRIHEAYTVLQDEATRSAYDEELDGKGKACKAFGQDGKRGAGPERPREAAGASAQEPFDPRNVEANFARFFGFDPKTKKPIGMKGTGKEASEPIDAAAMFQRYFGMRKK